A stretch of the Rickettsiales bacterium genome encodes the following:
- the uvrB gene encoding excinuclease ABC subunit UvrB, whose product MKFSLTSQFKPAGDQPKAIDALTNGLKQGLSDQVLLGVTGSGKTFTAANIIQNIGKPALIMAHNKTLAAQLYAEFKEFFPNNAVEYFVSYYDYYQPEAYIAKTDTYIEKDSAINEQIDRMRHSATRALLERKDVVVVSSVSCIYGLGSPELYLQMSFKIKKSERYSMREIANRLIEIQYSRNDNNFIRGTFRIKGDVLDIFPSHYEDVAWRVSFWGDDIEEIYEFDSLTGKRIQNLDEITIFANSHHVTPRPTLLQAVDLIKIELQERIKYFEKHNKLVEAQRIKQRTEFDIEMILETGTCKGIENYSRYLSGRKEGEPPPTLFEYLPQDSLLFIDESHVTTPQIGGMYNGDRARKINLVEHGFRLPSALDNRPLKFEEWNRMRPQTIYVSATPAKYELELTGGKFVEQIIRPTGLIDPEIIIKPCTNQVDDIISESKEVIAKGFRVLITTLTKKMAEDLSEYMQEIGMKVTYLHSDIDTIERVEIIRNLRLGEVDVLVGINLLREGLDIPECGLVGILDGDKAGFLRSETSLIQTIGRAARNSESKVLLYADVMTDAIKKAVSETERRRKIQQEHNIKNNITPKTILKNISNAIQDEKKIKEKEDKEKSKKASKIISLDELRKKMKEAAANLDFEKAAEFRDIIKEREKLEVFS is encoded by the coding sequence ATGAAATTTAGTCTTACCTCACAATTTAAGCCGGCTGGGGATCAGCCAAAGGCGATAGATGCACTTACTAATGGCCTTAAACAAGGCCTCAGCGACCAAGTCTTGCTTGGTGTTACTGGCAGTGGTAAAACTTTTACGGCTGCAAATATTATCCAAAATATCGGCAAACCAGCCTTGATAATGGCTCACAATAAAACCCTCGCTGCCCAATTATATGCGGAGTTTAAGGAGTTCTTTCCGAATAATGCGGTGGAGTATTTTGTTTCATATTATGATTATTACCAGCCTGAAGCCTATATCGCTAAAACCGATACTTATATTGAGAAGGATTCCGCCATTAATGAGCAGATTGATAGAATGCGACACTCCGCAACTCGTGCTTTGCTTGAACGCAAAGATGTTGTAGTGGTCTCCTCAGTTTCTTGCATTTATGGTTTAGGCTCGCCAGAGCTTTATTTGCAGATGTCTTTCAAGATTAAAAAATCAGAACGCTATTCAATGCGAGAAATTGCGAATCGCCTTATTGAAATTCAGTATTCTAGAAATGATAATAATTTTATCCGTGGCACCTTCCGCATTAAAGGTGATGTTCTTGATATCTTCCCCTCTCACTATGAAGATGTAGCTTGGCGTGTGAGCTTTTGGGGTGATGATATTGAAGAAATTTATGAGTTTGACTCGCTAACTGGTAAGAGAATTCAAAACCTTGATGAAATAACTATTTTCGCAAATTCGCACCATGTAACACCACGCCCAACGCTTTTACAGGCGGTTGATTTAATCAAAATAGAGCTTCAAGAACGAATCAAATATTTTGAGAAGCATAATAAACTTGTTGAAGCACAACGCATTAAGCAGCGCACGGAATTTGATATTGAGATGATTCTTGAAACTGGCACTTGCAAAGGAATTGAGAATTATTCTCGCTATTTAAGTGGCAGAAAAGAAGGTGAGCCACCGCCAACTCTGTTTGAGTATTTGCCTCAAGATTCCCTTTTATTTATTGATGAAAGCCACGTTACCACCCCACAAATTGGTGGAATGTATAATGGCGATAGGGCAAGGAAAATTAATCTGGTGGAACATGGCTTCCGCCTTCCTTCTGCACTTGATAACCGCCCTCTAAAATTTGAGGAGTGGAATAGAATGCGTCCGCAAACCATCTATGTTTCGGCTACCCCTGCTAAATATGAACTTGAGCTAACTGGTGGTAAATTTGTTGAGCAAATTATCCGCCCTACAGGCCTTATTGATCCTGAAATTATTATCAAGCCTTGCACTAATCAAGTTGATGATATTATCTCTGAAAGTAAAGAAGTTATTGCCAAAGGATTTAGGGTTTTAATCACTACGCTAACCAAGAAAATGGCTGAGGATTTAAGCGAATATATGCAAGAAATCGGAATGAAAGTAACTTACTTACATTCTGATATTGATACAATTGAAAGGGTTGAAATTATTAGAAATCTTCGCTTAGGTGAGGTTGATGTTCTGGTTGGAATAAATTTACTCCGTGAGGGTTTAGATATTCCAGAATGTGGTTTAGTGGGAATTTTAGATGGTGATAAAGCTGGCTTTTTACGCTCTGAAACCTCACTAATTCAAACTATTGGCCGTGCTGCAAGAAATTCCGAAAGTAAAGTTTTACTTTATGCAGATGTGATGACTGATGCTATAAAAAAAGCTGTTAGTGAAACCGAAAGACGCAGAAAAATTCAGCAAGAACATAATATTAAAAATAATATAACTCCGAAAACAATTTTGAAAAATATCTCAAATGCAATTCAAGATGAAAAGAAAATAAAAGAAAAAGAGGATAAAGAAAAATCCAAAAAAGCGAGCAAAATTATTTCACTTGATGAGCTTCGCAAAAAGATGAAAGAAGCCGCCGCCAACCTTGACTTTGAAAAGGCCGCCGAATTCCGCGACATCATCAAAGAACGAGAAAAATTAGAGGTTTTTAGTTAA
- a CDS encoding adenylate kinase, translating to MSKNLILFGPPGAGKGTQAGILTNIYNIPQLSTGDMLRAEVASKSDLGVLAEKIMKEGGLVSDRIIIAMIENRISLPDCKNGFMLDGFPRTVTQAEALDVMLNNSGKKIDYVIEIQVPDSELLKRSENRKKEAIAKGEQPRADDNPEVFTKRLKTYWEQTAPVLPYYKSKGLHFAINGTKSIDEVTEEIKSIINQEKRAIA from the coding sequence ATGTCAAAAAATCTTATTTTATTTGGCCCACCAGGTGCAGGCAAAGGCACGCAAGCAGGTATTTTAACTAATATATATAATATCCCTCAGCTATCAACTGGCGATATGCTTCGTGCGGAAGTTGCATCAAAAAGTGATTTAGGAGTTCTCGCTGAGAAAATTATGAAAGAAGGCGGTTTAGTTTCTGATAGAATCATTATCGCTATGATTGAAAATAGAATTTCTCTGCCTGATTGCAAAAATGGCTTTATGTTAGATGGTTTCCCGAGAACTGTTACGCAAGCTGAAGCACTCGATGTTATGCTTAATAATTCTGGCAAAAAAATTGATTATGTAATTGAAATTCAAGTGCCAGATTCTGAACTTCTAAAAAGAAGTGAGAACCGCAAAAAAGAAGCAATCGCAAAAGGTGAACAACCAAGAGCAGATGATAACCCTGAGGTTTTTACCAAGAGGTTAAAAACTTATTGGGAGCAAACCGCGCCAGTTCTACCTTATTATAAATCTAAAGGTTTGCATTTTGCTATTAACGGCACAAAATCTATTGATGAAGTAACTGAAGAAATCAAATCAATTATTAATCAAGAAAAAAGAGCAATTGCTTAA